A DNA window from Anaerocolumna sp. AGMB13020 contains the following coding sequences:
- a CDS encoding UDP-N-acetylglucosamine 1-carboxyvinyltransferase, translated as MEQYIIKGGNALQGEVTIGGAKNAALGILCAAIMTDETVVIGNLPDISDIHILIQAVEEIGAKVERIDKHTVKVNGKDIDPCIGIDYDFIRKIRASYYLLGALLGKYKKAQVALPGGCNIGSRPIDQHIKGLEALGATVKIEHGMIKAEAEELKGNHIYLDCASVGATINIMLAACLSEGVTIIENSAKEPHVVDVANFLNSMGANIKGTGTDVIRIKGVEKLNGSEYSIIPDQIEAGTFMFAAAATKGNVLIKNVIPKHLEAITAKLIEIGAQVEEYDDAVRVSATGTLGHTHVKTLPYPGFPTDMQPQISAVLVTSEGTSIVTETVYENRLRYVDEFARMGANIKVEGNTAVIMGVKNLTGAIVTAPDLRAGAALVIAGLAATGFTFVEQVEYIERGYEHFERKMQQLGAIMEKVDVEDEKAIQKFKLKVS; from the coding sequence ATGGAGCAGTATATTATAAAGGGCGGCAATGCCTTGCAGGGAGAGGTCACTATCGGTGGTGCCAAGAATGCAGCACTGGGTATTTTATGTGCAGCAATAATGACAGATGAAACAGTAGTAATCGGAAATTTACCCGACATCAGTGATATTCATATACTGATACAGGCAGTTGAAGAAATCGGAGCCAAAGTTGAGCGTATAGATAAGCATACTGTTAAGGTTAACGGAAAAGATATTGATCCCTGTATTGGAATTGATTATGATTTTATCAGAAAAATAAGAGCGTCCTATTATCTTCTGGGAGCTTTACTTGGTAAATACAAAAAAGCACAGGTTGCCTTACCCGGAGGCTGTAATATCGGAAGCCGTCCTATCGATCAGCACATTAAAGGGCTGGAGGCTTTAGGCGCTACCGTAAAGATTGAGCATGGTATGATAAAAGCTGAGGCCGAAGAACTGAAAGGCAACCATATCTACCTGGATTGTGCCAGTGTTGGAGCTACTATCAACATTATGCTTGCCGCCTGTCTTTCCGAAGGTGTAACCATTATTGAGAATTCTGCAAAGGAACCGCATGTTGTTGACGTTGCGAACTTCTTAAATAGTATGGGTGCCAACATTAAAGGTACAGGAACCGATGTTATCCGTATCAAAGGTGTGGAGAAGTTAAACGGCAGTGAATACTCCATTATCCCTGATCAGATTGAAGCAGGAACGTTCATGTTTGCAGCAGCTGCAACAAAAGGAAATGTCCTTATTAAAAATGTCATACCAAAGCATCTCGAGGCCATAACAGCAAAGCTTATAGAGATTGGCGCACAGGTCGAGGAATATGATGATGCCGTAAGAGTAAGTGCAACGGGTACTCTTGGACATACTCATGTAAAGACTCTCCCTTATCCAGGTTTTCCTACCGATATGCAGCCTCAGATTTCTGCGGTTTTAGTTACTTCTGAAGGAACCAGTATTGTTACGGAAACAGTTTATGAGAACAGACTTCGATATGTGGATGAATTCGCCAGAATGGGTGCCAATATAAAAGTAGAAGGCAATACAGCGGTAATTATGGGTGTTAAGAATCTTACGGGTGCTATTGTGACTGCTCCTGATTTAAGAGCCGGTGCTGCCCTTGTTATAGCAGGCCTTGCAGCAACCGGTTTTACCTTTGTTGAACAGGTTGAGTATATTGAGCGAGGATATGAGCATTTCGAGAGAAAGATGCAGCAGCTGGGAGCCATCATGGAAAAAGTTGATGTGGAAGATGAAAAAGCAATTCAGAAATTTAAATTAAAGGTAAGTTAA
- a CDS encoding shikimate kinase translates to MKNIVLVGMPSAGKSTIGIILAKVLGYQFLDSDLLIQEQEKELLKDIIDKRGIDGFLAIENQINREIDTDHTVIATGGSVIYGKEAMEHLQETGVIVYIKLTLQTISERLGNIKQRGVVLRKGQTLKMLYEERCPLYEKYAHITVDGEDLNTEELMENIINALKDYENN, encoded by the coding sequence ATGAAGAATATTGTTTTAGTTGGAATGCCTTCAGCCGGTAAAAGTACCATTGGAATTATCCTTGCTAAGGTTTTGGGATATCAGTTTCTTGATTCCGACCTATTAATTCAGGAGCAGGAAAAAGAATTATTAAAGGATATCATTGACAAAAGAGGAATAGATGGTTTTCTGGCTATTGAAAATCAGATTAATAGAGAGATAGATACCGATCATACGGTGATTGCTACAGGCGGAAGTGTCATATATGGGAAAGAAGCAATGGAACACCTTCAGGAAACTGGAGTCATTGTGTATATTAAGCTAACACTTCAGACAATATCGGAACGCCTTGGAAATATCAAACAGAGAGGGGTTGTTCTTCGAAAGGGACAGACTTTGAAGATGCTTTATGAGGAGAGATGTCCTCTTTATGAAAAGTATGCCCATATAACAGTTGATGGTGAAGATCTGAACACGGAAGAGCTAATGGAAAATATTATAAATGCTCTTAAGGATTATGAAAATAACTAA